Proteins from a single region of Gammaproteobacteria bacterium:
- a CDS encoding uracil-DNA glycosylase, with protein ITNAVKCLPPANKPIPAEIAQCNSYLGAELRSLRHDAAILALGTIAHLAVLRALSLRPAHYGFSHGAEHALPDGRRLFDSYHCSRYNTQTRRLTEVMFHGVFARIVDYSAVLPASPRKF; from the coding sequence ATCACAAACGCGGTGAAATGCCTGCCGCCCGCGAACAAACCGATTCCCGCGGAGATCGCCCAGTGCAACTCCTACCTCGGGGCGGAACTGCGCAGCCTGCGTCACGACGCCGCCATCCTCGCTCTCGGCACCATCGCGCACCTGGCGGTCCTGCGCGCCCTGTCCCTGCGCCCCGCGCATTACGGTTTCTCGCACGGGGCGGAGCACGCACTTCCCGACGGGCGGCGGCTGTTCGATTCCTATCACTGCAGCCGCTACAACACCCAGACGAGACGCCTGACGGAGGTCATGTTTCACGGGGTATTTGCACGCATTGTTGATTACAGCGCTGTCCTTCCCGCCAGCCCGCGGAAGTTCTGA